The Magallana gigas chromosome 6, xbMagGiga1.1, whole genome shotgun sequence genome includes the window TGTAAACTAGTACTTTGTTACTAATTGTGTTATCCTGTCTAAATAAAagactttattattatttatagcATATCTTCAATAGCAATGCATTAACATATAAACAGTaacacatgtaatattaaatttcataCGTATTGATTATTGTTTGGAAGTAGTGCTATAATCTAAATGATGCATTTGCGTGTTAATATATGTAATAGataagtttacaacatgttgcattaTGACCAAACGCCCAGAAACAGAATTTGTTTGCTTTTGTATGTAACAATGCGATAAAGCAAATATTTGATTCGATTTATCAAAATGgtttgtattaatttattcaatctaTTGAAACCAAATTACGGTTTACTTTGTTATGGaaaatgattattaattaaGATGTGCATAATTGTTCCTTTggcaaagtaaaaaaaacccagaaagaaaatattttgtttctgttattgcattttattaactttttccTTTAAGATTCTTCGTGATGGTCTGTTAGTGGTGTTGATTACAACAATCTGGTATTCGGAAAAGACAACAGGAAGGTATATAAGTAGCAAACACGTGTTTtcgattaaaataatttattgtaaattttataaaataaagtatttccCTAGTAAAATTACTTTTCTATCTACCTGATGtcataaatgcaataaaatcattaaaaaaaaaaccagcgtAAGTGACACAAATTCGTTCTTTGAAATATATACCTGTGTCAGTTCAAATCATAAAAACTTTTATGCATTATGTGAATTGTTTCTGAAGATAATTTATTCTAATGAGTTAGAGAAAAGTCGCTGCAAGCTGTGACGTCGTTTCTGGATTTTTTGGCGTTACGTTAAAGCTTGTTTATTTAGTCCTTGACaaatactgtaagtcgttttaattcaacggtgttaaaatttcacgatTAATAAGAAAAAGTACCAATCGCAGTGGTATTAATTTCACGCTCCAAGAACACCAGTTGATCAAAGTATAAGCATTAACACGTTTTAAAAACTTATGTTGATATTTACGATGGGTTTAATTTAgcggaaaaatgaaaaatcgtgaacatagtgaaattaaaaccatcatCATTATTTGCCAATCTACAGTAATTGGCAATGAAGctcaattaaaatgttttattatttttttcataaattatcactcttttgagtttaatatagtagtatattaaatattatgtatTTGATGTTAATGATCAATGACTTTTCAATAGGTCATGATTAATCGTAAATGTAGCCTTATAATATAGCCGATGACATAAGAACTAACTCAAGCTTTAATTTTCCTTTAGAGCTTACATTTCTGTCTTCTTACTATCTGATATAATTATAAGCATGACACAGGCTTTTCATGAAACATTAAAACCAGTTAGAAGGTACTCTGTTATCTTTCTAACATTTTTAGCTTAATATATTAACTTCAACACATTTTCTAGCTTTTACTATCTATCGAAGctaaaaatgtatttgataaaattgatatcgtcgatattaacacactttaaaaaaaattgttcagggttaagtaaaaataattaatactcTTATATAcgataaatgattgttttaaccttgtgtagcttaatttaaaaaagaagctATTGCATTCTCAGCTATCTTGATAAACAGTTTGtagatgagaattttttttctcataagacAATATCGACAATTTACATACAAAGAACAATTCGGGAGATTTGAATAatccaaatatgacataaacttcatcgcctagcaactgcatttttctattttgagtatgcagcaaatttacttCTTATCTGGTATATTGAGCTATGCAAGAACGAATGTGAtttgtatatattaataatggagatcaatatataacatatttcaactggcttattgcatgtgtttgtaaacaaacataatatGATAAAAGGATACATTAGTTATGTtcatcaaaaacaatatgatcttttagAAGATCAGTACGAGAAAAAAACACATCCTAATGCtcatttaaagtttataataatttaatgtttgttaatgtaatttctttttattttgaagtggtttatttgataaaaaaaaacaataacagaATGTTATAACTCGTatagattctttaacataccaatGGATAAATTATTGTTTGGCCAGCTCGTTTTTTCAACATCACTctaatgtaaaatttacaacagaggcatgtttcttttttccgctCTAAAGCGTTTtagttgctgaatatcatatgttttggaagaaaaaatgaGGGAGGGGTCCTTCTTCCTGTAATCAAGTAAATGCATGATGCACTGGTGATTGACTGGTATCTTTGGTTAactcccacccccacccccaccccacccccattCTCAAATACGGTAAATTAAAGATTCAtcagtgttaacaaatcatcatactatcaacaaattagaaattcaactcccgaatttttttcaaagtgcgttaagagtgtcgatactaaaaaatgttgatgtaccatcttaacgcactttgaaaaaagttttcaaagtgggttaacttggtccaaaatttaatgcactttgaaaaaaatgttcaaagtgcgttgatttggtcccaaatttaacgcactttgaaattttttttcaaaatgcgtaattttttaaaagtgcgttgccacaccCCTGCTTTTAGCCACTAAacttgtacgttgtattacgtatgtgtatagccctgactttttatctcagaatttaaagggttcatacttctaagataattatgatataatatctattaatgaagtttgcatgtatactatcaggcattcggcgaattctactatttgcgcacacattacgatttgcactactttgttaactatgcagacAGCTTagtgtaaattaatttcatattttgatgcatttttcttgagatttaaacttttatacagtgacataattattcaatcatacttaaatgcttaaaaaattttaataggGAAGTACTCTAGCATCGCCTACTATAAACAGTCTAGAcggactcccaaaacggagtcaaAGGAAGTGAATTTCTGCAAGCATTTtggactccgttttgggagtctaCGCATGCGCACTGGTACAAAATATGGCGATTTTTCGATGAAAACATGGGGTCAACAAGAAATCGTCTTGCAAAGTGCTGCATGTGTTGGCAGACttctaacatgttttaaaagaccCAGGATATAATTTACTATCGATCGTATTTGCACAAAATAGGGGTTTATTTGCACTTAAGAAAGTTATTTCTCTTCGAAGTTGGACGTTTGGATGATgcttaaaattgatatttttgtgtttttcatggaatttaatcgttaataaaaggtaaattgcattaaattttacttCTTTTGTATTgtgttacaatttaaaatcaccAAACATACAAATTGATAAGTGCGTAAACGAAAAAAGCTTCGATTACTAACAAAAATTGGTTGCTCTAGCGATGATTAAAAACGTCTTTTTGGTAATTAAAAAATAGGATTGGTTGTTTAGAAGCccagaaaatgaaacaaattgttACTCTAGATACAACAACTCTTTATATTGAACTGATAATTATcatcaaaacaattataatcgCTCGCGGCATTTTCGATGTTAGAAAACCAtgttaaatacataattattcaagatgattgaataatttagcatgaaaaagattaaaatgagactatacttttaacaaacaatgataaataaacatatccAAGCGTTCAATTTATTCCAaaacaatcgcaacttctcgggcctttccggcaggctcggaaaaacacctcgaatgtattaacatcaccggatgtaagaattttatacaaaatggagtcgcttcccattaaaataagtatcggctagacagtcttgtatgtcgcttctgtgttgtattttagtgtatatcgtttactttaatgaagtatagctcacatctcaacagatcatgaaatgtgttgtatttatatcaagttctataaaaaaaaaaaagggggggggttgtcatggatgCCTAGGTAagacattcgaggtgtttttccgagcctgccagaaaggcccgagaagttgcgattgattcCAAAACAGTTTTAGATGTGTGTGATCGAAGTTATGggtaaatttttcattttaaaaattaatcttacgTAATACAAGTAAACGGTTATGAACATATGACATTAATATGACACATAAACGttcagaaatgtttttgaaagtttagaattattttttgtcgtgtttttggccaattttacaatttaactcgcacgttgtttacattagaaacgcCATTTTACCGCAATGCATGATGGAGCCAaagactccgttttgggagttaactccgttttgggagtcccGTCTAGACTGATAAaggtaaagttaagttacacgtgtattcggaaaacaacataacattgcaaattatggtatttgatgcatgttgaaGTTTCGGCAtaaaattaacttatttcataatactgacagttcataccacatgccgatcatttctttaaaagaaatactttgtttctATACTGTTCatcgacaactttacaattacagcgcctttgaaggaacttgtgtgcatatggcatggaatcccgattcagataaacgtgtgctagcctggttccctgagctacccattacgcaaaggaaccaggctagctcatgcgcaggctgaattttccccttAGCATCCGGCTTTACCTCGCTtgtattttctgcgtggaccacGCAACAATGCTCATTGGAAGCGCGGTGCATTGTTagacattacatgtactttcgtATTAAGCCTTGTAAGTTGCCCAACTGCTTATTCGTTACAGTGATTTGATAGCAGCTTTCCCTGGAATTTACCGGCCAGGATCCCCTGTTATAGTGACTTGTAACTTACTCAAATACGGACAAAAAACTGTTCATTTAGCTCTAGGAAGAAATGGAGTAAACGTACTTCAAAATTCCTCAGTTGTAACATATGGCAAGTATCAAAAATCATATTAACGGGACACCGATATATAACTTTTATTGCGTTACGAAAGTATAATGTATAATGCAGGTTTCTCCTTTTTTTAGGAACGTCGAATCATGTGATGATAAATGtaagtatattaatttatattcgCACATTTGACGAACTGTAATGTAATAATActtatttatacaattttatttcaattcaggTACCATTAAGCGTATCATCATCAGATATTACGGAGGCAAAACTCACGTTCAGTGGGGGGTCAATTAAGTCATCTATTAAGTTTGACTCTACCACGTCCGTAGCTCtcatacagacagacagagggaTGTATGCCGAAAAAGAGGACGGTTGTTTTTTACTTCAGTACAATGAAAATTAAgaaagtttgatttttatgaatgcttttattatgatataatttgattgaactaacatttttttttttttaacatttttagtaAAATTACGAGTGGTTGTGCTCCTTCCAAGTTTAAAACCTTACACAGGGCTGTTCAACATAGAAATATTTGTACgaatatgtttgttttgttgattacagtaatattttatacattccTTGCTGTCTATTCAGAATGTTGATATGAATGAACGACGGgcatttaaattgaattttttaggaTGGTAAAAACAAGACAGTTAAGCAATGGTTAGATGTTCGAGGAAAAAAAGGAGTATACAGCAGGAATTTCCAAATACCCCAAAACTCAAATAATGGACATTGGCGTATAGTTGTTGAAATCATGGTACTAaaggttttcaaaaaaattaaatttaatttctgcgttaatattagtttattaataaaagttGAATATTATACTTGtagttttaatttctttagaaaagaaaaactgagAAAGAATTTGAAGTCCGTAAATATGGTGAGTCttacaattattttgattatttacattttactaGCTACTTCATTTTTCATGTTGATTGCAATGAAAAATTGAGTTCCTATTTTCCTCAACAGTGGTTCCAAAATTCAAGGTTCAAATTAACTGTCCAACCTTTTATACCAGATCAACAAGAAATCTCAGATGCAAAATTAAAGCTAggtttgctctctctctctctctctctctctctctctctctctctctctctctctctctctctctctaacaatGCAGTGCAATTGGTAACCTGACTGAAGACAAATAAAAAAGCAATTAACAGCAAGGAAATTAAACTCATGGTTTAAATTTAAACTGTCCAAACTTAGGTACTTTTTTGGAAAACCAGTTTCCGGCGTTATTCGTCTTCAGTATGTGACGAAAATTAGGAATACCAATCTTTTCTTAAGCGACGACGCTGCGGATGTAAGTAATTATTATTTATGATGATGATTTTTTCACGGGTTCTTgagtttatgattttttaaatataatccAAATGgaacaaaattgaaatgtttCTTACAGATTACTGGAGAATTTACTAAGTCAACACCATTAAAATCGAGCACAATAATATACGAAAATGATATAGAGGTCGTTGCTAAAGTCAGCGACCCCTCAACAGGAAGCACCGTTATTAATTCCGTTATTGTTAAACTCAAACGTGATGGAAAAATGAAGTGGACTTTAGAACCAAAGCGGAACGATTTTCAACCTGGTTTGCCATTCGTAACGTTTGTAAGCAAATGATATACATGCATTATCTAGTTTTTAGATTacttttattatacatataatatgtataattaagATGATCATTTGCTATCCATTTGTCTGTCGTCGGTCGTCGTGTGTTGGTATTAATCCTTAAATAGACATGTTTAGCTTCTCCATAACGTATTATGCACATCTTTGCTCCAAAATTAGTGAGTTcatctttatattaaaaattgtagtttccgtaagaaaaatTTCTACAAGTATGGGGCAATATCAATATCTACACTATCATCAACAACATCTCCTTCTGTGTACCATCAAACTTTTTTCCacattgtcattttacactCCTTATTAACCTGATAACATAACCATGATCATTTGAGGaatcaaataagattttaaaaaaatattatttggatAGGAAACTATAATTTCTTTATTCCAATAAAAGTCATGCACCTTTCCAGATGGCTAGaggaaacaaataaattttctcAATCATTTATCTTTATCATTCCAGCTCAAGTTTCAGAACTTAAAAACGTCTACAATGCCTGTAAAAGTCAAAATAATCGAGAGGAAATTAAAGACCTGCCACCATGTGTATAAATACGTCGTTTTTACCAATCAATGGATATCCACGTCGTTAAATGTCGATAACCAAGGCTATGGGAAATTATCTCTGACACCTTCAAACTATGCCTCTGAACTGAATATAATGGTAAGTACTTATCcgtaaaaataattgtttttgtaCATCAGCAAGTTAGATGAAAGAAATATTCAAGTCGTATTATATGAGATaatgagtctgacatcatcatgattttctcgtgcagtccgtgatttttctgaCGTATCTGTCGTAgcataggtacatgtaccaacTACAATGTAGCTATAATTGGATCGTGTATATATCAGCCCTGTCATTATGAATCACAGTTTTTTTAAGAAACAGAAGAAAAAGTACTCAGTAGATGTAATATTAATATCGTTAAAAGATTTCATATCTAATACTTTAAGGTTGATAATGCGTAAGTTACACAAGGTGTCCAAGTAGCACAGTGGACAAAGCAAATACTTATCACCGCAACAACCCAAGTTCGATCTCCATATCGACGGTGGTTGTATGTGAAAGGGTATGATAGACGTGGATTAGCTCTAAGTAGCCCGGCTTCTTCCGACAacaattacccccccccccccccccacacacacacacacttcgTGCCACCGAGAaatatactagcggaaaaaagaaactgtgcattataaaaattgagtataatttttctatatctaatgtttgttttataaaatttaaacaatcgataatggtaatgtttttgacaatatcggATGGTAACCGTCCGGGTGCACGGACTTTTTCATGCTTAGTgagcacctgttgtttattgaagaatttgtacgcacgagttttacgggccaatactgtttggaataagaactgtaaaggatttgtttaaacttttttggtTAAGAACATCGctttagtttcaacaaaatttacccctatgtcatgccacgactcaacggaaaccaacgtaatcgtgctgttgggatgctgcaagctggaatggcacaaaatactgtagcaaGACACTTTGGAGTTCATCGAAACACAATCCAGTCATAATGGAGAGGTTTTCAACAATCTGGCAACACTCAGAATCGACCGCGCTCTGGGCgacctcgtgtgacgtcacgtcaaCAGGAAAACCACATTAGACTTGTGCATCTGAGAAATCGTTTCCAGACAGCAAGTTTGACTGCCCGTAGCATTCCATGGCTTCGACCAAGTAGTCCAAGAACTGTGCGTAACCGTCTGCGcgagcaaaacatcagaccaagaCGTCCAGCGGTGCGCCCAGTACTGCTTCAGCGTCATTGTATCGCCAGACTAGCGTGGTGCACACGACATTTGCGATTCAGAATACAGGACTGGGCAAATATTCTGTTCActgatgaatccagatttcatttggatagCAGTGACGGCCGTTGTAGGGTGTATCGTCGCGTTGGGGAGCGTTACCAGGACGCTTGTGTTGTGCAACGTCGACAATTTGGTGGAGGTAGCGTTATGGTGTGGGGTGGAATATCAGCACGTGGAAGGACCCCTCTACAAATTGGCAATGGAAATCTCACCAGCGTACGCTAtcgagatgaaattattcagcgtCATGTGATACCCTTCATACAGAGACATCAAAATCACGTCACTCTGCAGCAAGACAACGCAAGACCACAGGTTGTACGTGTAGTCAgggacttgtttgttcaacagaatgtcgatgtcttgccttggccagctgtttccctcgagcacgtctgggatgaaatggaaagacgtttacgccgtttaccaaatcagccagtgacattggctgatttaggccaggctttaaccaacatctgGAACAACATCCCTCAAGCATATTTGAACACTTAAGTGGCATCAATGAGGCATCGCTGTCAAGCATGCGTGAACGCAAATGGTGGTCACAcgcgttattaattttgttaattcaatttcaaacaagggcaccgctaagcggagcatcccctcgcgaagAATAGaaaaagaatagaataatgaaacgcgccattttaaaaatagatcttttctcgtattaacgagataactaactcgtaataacgagatcttttctcgaaattacgagaaaaaaatatttttttaactggccctattcgtctttcgtaaatataagttgtagaactaaattttaaataaaacgaTTTGTATTTCGCGATCCATCGTAAATTAACAGATGTATCAAGAAAACGGACTGCATGGACTGACGCCAGAAATAACTTACAAATGGTTGAACTATAAAATTATTATCCATAAATGGAAGAATTTGCTTTGTGAAACGTACACAACTATTATATCAATAATTAACGTAC containing:
- the LOC136276355 gene encoding CD109 antigen-like translates to MINVPLSVSSSDITEAKLTFSGGSIKSSIKFDSTTSVALIQTDRGMYAEKEDVKLRVVVLLPSLKPYTGLFNIEIFDGKNKTVKQWLDVRGKKGVYSRNFQIPQNSNNGHWRIVVEIMKRKTEKEFEVRKYVVPKFKVQINCPTFYTRSTRNLRCKIKARYFFGKPVSGVIRLQYVTKIRNTNLFLSDDAADITGEFTKSTPLKSSTIIYENDIEVVAKVSDPSTGSTVINSVIVKLKRDGKMKWTLEPKRNDFQPGLPFVTFLKFQNLKTSTMPVKVKIIERKLKTCHHVYKYVVFTNQWISTSLNVDNQGYGKLSLTPSNYASELNIMTHHGADKASETLYASRRNRGLVIHPRNPYSVIGDVASFDISTKKRVTGPLWYIISSRGTELKHGRFGQGTHSKFTCSFNIEPNFYPGIQLLIYHATQNGKFSEDSIFIPVKGNPTNNFVSISTHQRSCNPGETLRFTVNSTRNSVVYLLTIDEGIHRSQHGFDINIDDGRNRS